TTTGCAAAGCAATTCGGGTTGTAATTTGAATCAACATATTTAAAATTTAAACCTTTCAATTTTCTGGAAGGTTTTTTTTATAGAAAAGCGCTGAACGTCTTTTTGTCATTCTGACGAAGGAAGAATCTCATCTATGGTTTAGATTCTTATCTCATTGCGTTACATTCAGAATGACAGTGTTATAAAAATAAGACAGCAGAATTAGTGTAAAATTGTATTTCATTACTTAAAATATAAAACCTTCCAAATCTGGAAGGTTTCTTTTATGAAAAATCAATGAGAATTAAACCACTTTTGTCATTCTGACAGATTATTTTGATGAGTTATCGCTCCGTCATGTCTCCGTCGTTTCTCCGTCAAAACCTGATTAGAGAAATTAAAGTGTTTCAAACTTTTCTGTCAGATTGGCAGGATAATCAGAAGCGGTAATTGTGATCTTATCTCCAGATAAATCTGAGTTTAGAACTGTAGCTGTATAAACCCACTCTGCACCATTATTTACTGCTACACCCTGCTCTACTAAACTTCCGTCTGCATTCTCAATTTTCACATTGACTGCTATTACTTCAAAATCGTCTGTCGCTATGATTCGGATAGTATCACCGGGATTTCCACTATAAGAAGATAAGTTTATTTCCTGAATCTTTGGTGCATTCAGCAAATCTGCTACTGCAACATTATAGGCGCTGACACCTTTTGAATCATCTGACATTGCTTCATACATCTGCTTTTTATCAGCATCATTCATTACCGTCTTTGCATACAAAACTGCTCGTTGAAATTTAAGCTTCTGAACTTCTTGTTTATCCGAAAGTTCACCGGTTCGTTCTTTTGGAGCTTTAGATACAATTGTTTTACCATTTCTTTGGCTAAATACCAAAAGATCTCCTACTTTACCACTTAATCCGTGGGTTACAATGTTGTTTTTACTTTCTGCCATTTTTATGTTTTTTAATTGTGAATGAAATATATAAAAAATATTAAATTATAGAGAGGTAGGGATATAATTCCACAAACAAATTAGTATTAAATTATTTATAAATTCATTTCAAGCAATAAACGTTGAATCTATAATAATATTTCATCGATTAATTTGTATTTTATAAATTACCGTATAAATACGGTAATTCCCTATTAAAAATATTTATTATATTCGCAACAGATTTTAACGAAAAATAAAAGCGTAAGCTATCATATTGGTATTAGAAAACCGCGAATTTCTCTAAAAGACCAAATTTTGATAGACTTACGCCCGTGTACCTATATGGGCGCGGGCGTAGTCTTTCTGGTCTTTGGGCTCTTCGCGGTGCCTCTAATACGGATTGACTTCTGCTCAGCGCCTTTCTTATTTCTATAATCAACAAAAGTCAGTTTAATAAAAAATGCTACGTCATGCTTTGTCGTATTAGTGATTGATATTTGCAATGCCACAAGTTTAAAACATAAAAAACAACAAATAAAAATGAAATGAGAAAAGAATATTTAAAATTAAAAATTCTGAATGTCCGTTTTTGATCAAAACGCTAAAATCAGCACAATTTTGTCATCGACTTCTTCGAATCTTCGATTTCAGAAGGGATCTCTGCACACTGAAAATAAAGCCGTTTAGATTCCTTCGGAATGACAAAGTGACTGTTGGTTTCTGCTTTATAATTAAAAGCGAACATTCAATAAAAATCATCAATTTTTAATCAACCTTACGTTTTTCCTTATAACAGGAATTAAAAATATTTTTAATTTAGCAAAAAAATAATAATTAAAAACTCAAATTATGAAAAAACTCTACACGAGTGCATTACTAGTATGCACCACTGCTGTATCGTTTGCTCAGAATGTGGTATGGCAGAAAGATATTAAATCCTCTACTCAGGATTTTCTTTCACAAGTTACCACAACAGTCGATCAGCAATATTTAATAACAGGTAGCAGTATTCAGGTGGCAGGTAAAAGTGCAGTGCCATCTGTAGGTTCAAAGCAGAACAACGGCTACGACTTTCATTTGGTTAAACTCAACCAGCAAGGAGAAGAGGTCTGGGAAAAGTATTTCTCAGGACAAAACCATGATTTTCTTTCGGCAACAGTTGCTACCCAGGAAGGCGGTTTTCTTTTGGCAGGAACGTCTCATTCAGGAAAAGGCTTAGATAAAAAAGATGCTTCCAAAGGAGGATCTGATATCTGGTTGATCAGAATTAATGAATTCGGAGATGAGTTGTGGCAAAAAACTTTGGGAACATCACAGGATGAAGAAGCAAGATCTGTGATTCAGACTGCTGATTTCGGGTTTATGGTGGCGGGAAATGTTCAGAATGCAGCCAATGGATTTGGTTCTAAAGATGTTACGGTAATAAGGCTTGATAAAAACGGAAAAGTACTTTCAGAAATAATTTTAGGCGGAAGAGGTCTGGATGAAGTGGAAAAGATGATTCCTACTCCGGATGGAGGAGCGTTATTGGGAGTTTACTCGAGAAGCGGAAAATCTATCAATGATAAAAAATCAATGATAAATGATAAAATCAATGATCAATTATCATTTACCAATTATCCAAAATCTACAGAAAACTTCGGTGAAGGTGACTATTGGGTGATCAAGCTCAGCAAAGACAATAAAATAGAATGGGAAAAGAATTTCGGAGGTAAAGGTGATGACCATTTGAGAACAATGGCTTTTACTTCTTCGGGATATATTATCGGCGGAGAATCGAGATCTGAGAAATCAGGAAATAAAACGGTTGGAATTGAAGAAGGAACAGACGTCTGGCTGATCTCTTTGAACACAAAAGGTGAAAAACAGTGGCAGAAATCTTACAATTTTAAGAACCGTGATATCCTGATGGGAATGAATGTGATCAGCGGGATGCAGGGTGCCGGAAGCGGGGTGAATGGAGTGAACCCAACCAAAGGAATATTGTTGGGTGGATATACGCAAGCTGAAGGAAGAATTGAAACTGATGATGAGACATTCTGGATGCTTTATATCGACAATGACGGAAACGAACAGTGGCGAAAGCACGTAAAAGGAGAATCGAGAAAGAAAGAGGAACGACTTGCAGCCGTGGCGGTTAACAAGGATGGTTCTATTGTTTTGGCAGGAACAAGCGCTGAAGAATTAGGAAAAGAGAACTGGAAGATAGTCAAACTTGGAGATCAACAGATTGACCAGTTGATCGAAAAGCAAAATATTAAAATTTATCCTAATCCGGTATCGGATTACTGTTATGTTGAGATAGGGTTTGAGGATGGAAGCTGGAAGCTGGGTGACGGAAAGTCTGAAGCTGAAATAACGCTCTACGATATGGGTGGAAGACAGTTACAAAGTCTGAAAACAAAGAATAAGATTACAAAAATCAATACGCAAAATCTGATTCAGGGAGCGTATTTAATTGTCGTAAAAACGGATACTGAGAAAACTGCGAATGCTAAATTGATTAAAAAATAAAAACACATGAGAAAAAATATTAACAAAGCTTTATGGGTTATAGCGATGGGGATTTCCATTGGAAGCTTTCATGCCCAGGGAATTAATTTCGGAGACTTTTCAAAACCTGTTCCTTCCGAATCTTCAGCAACGACTTTTGATACCACCCCTGTTTCTTATGCTACAGGGATACCCAATATATCATTACCTATTTTGAGTCTTGCCAGTAATGATCCCAGAATATCAACAGGACTTTCGCTGATGTATCATCCAAGCAATGATCAGGATGACGAAATTGCAGGCGAAACAGGTTCCGGATGGACGCTCGCAAAAGGGGGAATCATTACGAGAGAAATGGCTGGAGAACTTGATGAGAGTTACTACAACGCTTCCTCACCCTATTATAAAAAAAATGAATTTGATGATGTCTATTATTATAATCTTCCCACAGGAACTTCCGGGAAATTCAGGTTTGTAAGGGATGTTAATGCCAACACCTTTGAGATTGTCAACCTAAGCCCCAACAACATCAAGATAGAATATACAAGAGACAGCAACCAGGCTACCCTGAATGCTACGTCTTTTACCATTACAGATACCTATGGATATAAGTTTCTTTTCAGCGATTACAGCCAGAGCAGAACCGACTACAGAACAGGAACATCGGGGATTAGCGGGCTTGTTTACAAATCTGCATTTTATTTAACCCGAATTAGTTCTCCTACCAATACAACTCTTCTTACCTATGAGTATCAAAAGGATCCTAAATACAGGGAAGGAAGCACCTCCTTACTTGAGTACCAACTTTGCAAGCTGATCAAGGTACTATCTCCCAATATGGGATCTATAGAGATTCAGTATGAGTTTGTTCCTTCTCTGGAAAATTCAATGAGTGATCCTTACAGTGTAAAAAAAGCCGTTCTTAAAGATCTTTGGGGAAATATTATATCACAATACAGTTTTGTATATGACCTGCCTTATGTCTACTATCCGGAATATGGTTCTCAATTAGGAAAAAGAGTTTTAACAGAAGTGCAGAGACTTGATGCGAATAATACTGTTCTTGATAAAACCAAAATTAATATTATTAATCCCAACCCTAAAAGCAGACAGGTCAGAATAGTAAATCCGGGAGGAGGAACTGTTGAATATCAGTTTGAAGGAAATGAAGTATTTGCTGATTTTAATTCTCCCAAATATCTGGAAAAACTGGAAAAATGGGAAGGCGAAGCTTTCCACTATTTTTACCAGAATGCTCATGACTGGTATTTTAATACGAGAAATTCGCGAACCTTTACTTTCCAGGTAACGGGAACTCCGGGAAAACAAAAAAAATTCAAGTTCAGCTATAGCGGTGCAAGCTTCCCCCCTGCTATTCCTACTGAAGGCGGAAGTGTAGAATACATCGATTATAAAATCGTCAATGTAACACAGAACTCAGGAGCAACATATCAAAACGATATTTACTATTCGATGAATGAAATGCTTCTGCTTCCCGGAACGTACACCATTCAGATTATAGGGTCCGGAGGAGGAACAATTACCATTGATGAGCTTATGATACACCCGGGTCCTTACAAAAACGCTTTCGAAACAGATGGATTAAGAATAAAAAACATTAAATATTTTAATGCAAGTACAGATTCACAGCCTGTGAAAACCATGTCTTATACCTATGATAAATTCGACACCGTTATTCCTTCGAGCAGCGGAGTAAGAAAAATTTACCAAAACGTAAAGATTCATGAAAACTCAGGAAATGGTTATTTGCGTTACTATTATACCGATGAAGGAAATTTCCCGCCATACGATGTACAGGTTAATGGAAGCAGTGTAACCATCACTCCTGAAAACAATGAGCTGGAAAACGGGATGACGCAAAAGCAGGAAACCTATAATGAGCAGAACCAGATTCTTACTTCCTCAGAATACACCTATGCTTTTGAAAAGAAAAGTATGGCAGCAAAATTAATTGAAGATGCAAGATCTGTCCCTGTATTTACTAAAAAGGTTACCGTATTGTCTAAAAATTACGGGAAGAACGGACAGCCAATCTCAACCGCTGCCGAAACGGAAATAAGCTCAGTGAATTATCAGACCGAAAAAGAAAAGGCAACCCTCGCTAATGGAGATGTTATAGAAACACAGACCTTCTATCCTTTAGGGAACAGTGAGTACACCCATCTTCAGAATGCCAATATTATTTCTGTACCCATTAAAACCATTGCGAAGAAAAACGGTAAGATGATCTCTACTTCACAGACAAAATATGACAACGGAAGCCTGCGGCCTACTTCTACCGTGGTAACCAATCCTAAAGACGGAAGCCTTAAAACTACCCAAAGGCTGGATGCTTATGATAACGAGGGCAATATCAGACAGTACACTTCAAACATTGATGAGGTTTCTGGGCAGGGAGTTCCGGCAGTAGTGATCTGGGGATATCACAAGACGTTGCCTATTGCTAAAATACCGGGTGCAACATTAGCAGATATCGGAGCATTGGCAGATGATATTATCGCAAAATCTGATCTTGATAAAGACAATGCTTCAGAGAAAACACTGCTTGAAGCTTTAGACGCTTTCAGGACCAACGCTGCGCTCAAAAAGTTTCAGATCACCACCTATACCCACAATCCGTTGACGGGAGTAAGCTCTGTAACGCCACCCAACGGAATCAGGGAAAGCTATACCTACGATCAAAAATCCAGGCTGAAGTCGGTCATCGATGTTAACGGAAATATTGTTTCTGATTACCAATACAACACAAAACCACAGCCTTAAGAATCTATTGTCGTATTGTTTAAAAAAATAAATTATGAAAAAAATATTAACCTTAGTCTATCTTCTTATGGTGGCTGTACTCTATTCTCAGAGTCTTACCCCATCAGAAAATCATATATACAGCAGAACGTATCTCGAGCCCGTAACCACACAGCAGCCGGGAGCGGCGCAGCTTCAGGGTGTAAAATACTTTGACGGGCTCGGAAGAGCTACCCAGAGCATCAGCATCAAATCTTCACCAACCGGAAAAGACATTGTAGTTCCTTCCCTGTACGATACTGCCACAGGAAGAAAAACCAAAGACTATCTTCCGCAGCCTGTTGACAGCCAGAACGGAGCGTATCTTCCGAATGTTGGCGAAAATTCCGTGAATGCCTATTACGGTGTTCCCAATGCGTATTCTGAAGTTGCTTATGAGCCTTCACCATTGGGGAGAGTAGAAAAGAAAGCAGCTCCCGGAGCCGATTGGCAGATTACAGGAAACCATATCCAAAGAACAGAGCAGACCACCAACAGCGCAGGTGAAGTAAGAAAAATTACGGCTACTTCTACCTGGAATCCTGCCACGCAGATAAGCGATGTTGCTTTGGATGCCGTGTCGGATAATGCCTATACTACGGGCGGATTTTACAATGCTAATATTCTTGTAAAAACCATCGCCTGGGACGAAGAAAACCACGAGGTACAGAGCTTTACAGATCCTGCAGGAAAGCAGATCCTGATCCGTAAGATCAACCAGAAGACAAACGGAACAACAGAAAATCTCGATACCTATTATGTATACGATGATTTTGAAAACCTGGCATTTGTGATTCCGCCTAAGGCAGCAACAGCAACAAGCATTGCACAGCTCAATACCAAGCTGGATGTACTCTGCTATCAATACAAGTATGATAAATACAACCGATTGGCAGAAAAAAAGCTTCCGGGAAAAGGCTGGGAATATGTAGTCTATGACAAGCAGAACCGACCTGTTCTTACACAGGATGCCAACCTGAGAGCTACCACCAATAATTTTGGGCAGAAAGGCTGGATGTTTACCAAATACGATGCCTTCGGAAGAGTGCTGTACACCGGCTTCTTTGCCAATACAGGAACCCGCGTTGCTATGCAAAACGCAGTCAGCAATATGTCTGCCAATGCGCTCAACAATGAGGCCGTAACCACTACCCCTTTTACCCAGGGAAGCATGACGATTTACTATACCAAAAATGCATTCCCTACAGGAAGCATGACGGTGCTGAGTGTTAATTATTATGATGAATATCCTACAGGTGCACCTGCGCAGCCCAATCTGGTACAGAACCAGACGACGATGACATCTGTACCTACTGCCTTTACGGCCAATGGTTTCTCATCAGTAAGAAGCACCAAAACGATGCCTACCGGAAGCTATACCAGAAACATTGAGAACGACAGCTGGTCTTCAGCTTTTATCTGGTATGATACAATGGGAAGAGCGGTAGGAACCTATGGAAAAAATCATTTGGGCGGATTTACATCCACCGAAAGCTCTCTTGATTTTTCGGGAAAAGTAAAAGAAAGCTATACTTATCACTCCCGAAACACTGCTTCTGCGCAAGTGACCATCAAAGACCGCTATGTCTACAGCCCTTACCAGTTTTTGCAGAAACATTATCAGCAGATCAACGGTCAGCCTGAAGAGCTGATCTCTGATCTTACTTACAATGACCTTGGGCAGATCACCAACAAAAAAGTGGGCGGAGGTTTACAAAGCATAGACTATAGTTACAATGTAAGAGGATGGCTTTTGGGGATTAACCCTAATGATCTGGGTACTCTGGGCAGCAAGCTTTTTGCCTACAAAATAAAATACAACCAGAGAGAGGGAGTGGAAGCTCCCAATAACGAATATACAGACCTGAAAGTAAAGCCCCGTTACAACGGAGGTATTGCAGAAGTAGACTGGAA
Above is a genomic segment from Chryseobacterium mulctrae containing:
- a CDS encoding T9SS type A sorting domain-containing protein — protein: MKKLYTSALLVCTTAVSFAQNVVWQKDIKSSTQDFLSQVTTTVDQQYLITGSSIQVAGKSAVPSVGSKQNNGYDFHLVKLNQQGEEVWEKYFSGQNHDFLSATVATQEGGFLLAGTSHSGKGLDKKDASKGGSDIWLIRINEFGDELWQKTLGTSQDEEARSVIQTADFGFMVAGNVQNAANGFGSKDVTVIRLDKNGKVLSEIILGGRGLDEVEKMIPTPDGGALLGVYSRSGKSINDKKSMINDKINDQLSFTNYPKSTENFGEGDYWVIKLSKDNKIEWEKNFGGKGDDHLRTMAFTSSGYIIGGESRSEKSGNKTVGIEEGTDVWLISLNTKGEKQWQKSYNFKNRDILMGMNVISGMQGAGSGVNGVNPTKGILLGGYTQAEGRIETDDETFWMLYIDNDGNEQWRKHVKGESRKKEERLAAVAVNKDGSIVLAGTSAEELGKENWKIVKLGDQQIDQLIEKQNIKIYPNPVSDYCYVEIGFEDGSWKLGDGKSEAEITLYDMGGRQLQSLKTKNKITKINTQNLIQGAYLIVVKTDTEKTANAKLIKK
- a CDS encoding DUF6443 domain-containing protein, whose product is MKKILTLVYLLMVAVLYSQSLTPSENHIYSRTYLEPVTTQQPGAAQLQGVKYFDGLGRATQSISIKSSPTGKDIVVPSLYDTATGRKTKDYLPQPVDSQNGAYLPNVGENSVNAYYGVPNAYSEVAYEPSPLGRVEKKAAPGADWQITGNHIQRTEQTTNSAGEVRKITATSTWNPATQISDVALDAVSDNAYTTGGFYNANILVKTIAWDEENHEVQSFTDPAGKQILIRKINQKTNGTTENLDTYYVYDDFENLAFVIPPKAATATSIAQLNTKLDVLCYQYKYDKYNRLAEKKLPGKGWEYVVYDKQNRPVLTQDANLRATTNNFGQKGWMFTKYDAFGRVLYTGFFANTGTRVAMQNAVSNMSANALNNEAVTTTPFTQGSMTIYYTKNAFPTGSMTVLSVNYYDEYPTGAPAQPNLVQNQTTMTSVPTAFTANGFSSVRSTKTMPTGSYTRNIENDSWSSAFIWYDTMGRAVGTYGKNHLGGFTSTESSLDFSGKVKESYTYHSRNTASAQVTIKDRYVYSPYQFLQKHYQQINGQPEELISDLTYNDLGQITNKKVGGGLQSIDYSYNVRGWLLGINPNDLGTLGSKLFAYKIKYNQREGVEAPNNEYTDLKVKPRYNGGIAEVDWKVATDNIQRRYGYSYDGVNRLKAGFYQTDANPYLKEYNEILDYDLNGNISTLKRTASSDNSFTGTAQVIDNLTYTYDAGNRLTNVTDASQNYNGYPSSSGTLIDYDDNGNMTSQKDKGINSISYNYLDLPEEIKFSATYIIRNKITGEDEERNVRTNYVFRADGTKLRKEYTTFYKGGSERTTTTDYLDGFQYKVNHLGTVTLEFVPTPEGYYDFKNNRYIYNYTDHLGNTRLSYFKNAGGSAEVLEENNYYPFGLKHEGYNALAGNPSYQYQYNGKELQEETGWNDYGARMYMSDIARWGVMDPLAEMYRRHSPYNYAINNPVSFIDPDGRSVQYANGGLNFTGDSAVAFGALLLGQAQAHNAAGGSKIDRISAVDETSGGGSALSSWMQNYLNSPPDDHFDQFGRFLYTDNRNSSNIVINHVFGGITNQQNVMLAKMQPQWLETMLSKFKISKDNYSTITNIANHYATEAGVDLNNLEGNSTSLGISNYRFESMQRKGNFDSYNGGEYRANALMTGDLNKKTISIMVNNGYVDNLLDNRFNMISTLSHEGGTVSHLTLPAEPQLQGIKNHITIYNNQIKSSIFKKTTIDYQYIMKDNLNKYIRKYELYNRK